From a single Nicotiana tomentosiformis chromosome 2, ASM39032v3, whole genome shotgun sequence genomic region:
- the LOC138904362 gene encoding uncharacterized protein produces MNSVQKLRDEEEEEEENASALTVRPRKAFKVTKPSESTEAAKIKPCVEEASKTKSGEDPELPKVEIVSRPSAATPDGASSETPKIDQSVPSDLLRTITAGHLPSFPIFSKKALREAQELKTPDIGGGSSIGDPFRDCFTGVDDASDINDASILLEEAQRLLSRAFAKFRADLSQCEIEIQKVSEDRNALKFLCGQKDEIIKDLQADLAKAREEEVELDKQVSILLIKYGLDPTVEANTSLSQLQQKVERIELLWGEVDQVKADCDRWKENMDRLAAEKETTLAKLSSVEVQLQGVKEKSSSQSKRIKELKTGFAEAKAEIEKTKVMADKSIAMYRADVESAQMQLREASNRKQWIVDLVKCQFRRETLEEIHTRGFHLSGEIARAKVLEAEAR; encoded by the exons ATGAACTCGGTCCAAAAACTAagagacgaagaagaagaagaagaggaaaatgccTCGGCACTGACGGTTCGACCTAGGAAAGCCTTCAAGGTCACCAAACCTTCTGAGTCGACGGAGGCTGCTAAAATCAAGCCTTGTGTCGAGGAGGCTTCCAAAACGAAATCGGGTGAGGATCCCGAATTACCAAAGGTCGAGATCGTTTCTCGGCCATCTGCAGCTACACCGGACGGGGCCAGTTCTGAGACCCCGAAGATCGATCAGAGCGTCCCGAGCGACTTGCTCAGAACCATAACAGCAGGTCACTTGCCTTCTTTTCCGATTTTTTCTAAGAAGGCACTAAGGGAAGCTCAAGAGTTAAAGACCCCTGATATAGGTGGAGGCTCTAGTAtaggggatccctttcgggattgctttactggagtcgatgatgcctctgatATCAATGACGCTTCTATTcttttagaagaggcccaacgtctcTTATCTCGG GCCTTTGCCAAGTTTCGAGCTGACCTCAGCCAGTGTGAAATCGAGATCCAAAAGGTCTCGGAGGATAGGAACGCTCTGAAGTTTCTTTGTGGCCAAAAAGACGAAATTATAAAGGACCTTCAAGCAgatttggccaaggctcgtgaggaagaggtcgagctagataagcaggtgagcatccttttgataaagtatggactcgacccaactgtggaggctaatacttcattatctcagctgcagcaaaaggttgaaaggatCGAGTTGCTTTGGGGAGAAGTCGATCAGGTCAAGGCCGattgtgatcggtggaaggagaatatggaTCGCCTGGCTGCAGAAAAGGAAACTACCTTGGCCAAACTGTCATCAGTCGAGGTTCAACTTCAGGGCGTCAAAGAGAAAAGTTCATCCCAATCTAAGAGGATCAAGGAGCTCAAAACCGGgtttgctgaggccaaggcggagatcGAGAAGACaaaagtcatggcggacaagtccattgccaTGTACCGAGCCGATGTTGAGTCTGCTCAAATGCAGCTAAGGGAGGCTTCTAACCGAAAGCAATGGATCGTTGACTTGGTAAAGTGTCAATtccggagggaaaccctcgaggaaatccatacTCGAGGTTTTCACCTCTCCGGGGAGATAGCCCGAGCCAAAGTGCTTGAGGCTGAAGCCAGGTAG
- the LOC138904363 gene encoding uncharacterized protein: MVHKEIEVYVDDVIIKSKTQADHVRNLKKFFEWLQRYDLKLNPAKCAFGVPSERTCCALTWVTQKLRHYLLAYTTYLISRMDPLKYIFQKPMPTSRLAKWQILLIEIDIVYVTCTAIKERDLEDHLAENLVDDYYNPLSTYFPDEEVNSIEEVEAVTFKAVVDFVHSNIICHFGIPKTIITDNTTNLNSHLIKEVCEQFKIMHRHSTPYRPKANGAVGAANKNIKKILSKMVQGSRQWHEKLPFALLGYRTTARPSVGATLYLLVYGTEAVIPTEVKISSPRIIVESEIEDTEWVKI, translated from the exons atggtgcacaaagagattgaagtatatgtcgatgatgtcatcataaagtcAAAGACTCAAGCCGATCATGTGCGcaatttgaaaaagttcttcgaatGGCTGcaaaggtatgaccttaagcttaatccagccaagtgtgcatttggggttccGTCGG aaaggacatgttgtgccttgacttgggtcaCTCAGAAACtgaggcattatcttttggcctacactacttacctcatttccagaatggatcctttgaagtacatcttccaaaaACCAATGCCCACTagcaggctcgcaaaatggcaaattcTGCTCATAGAGATCGATATCGTCTATGTCACGTGCACCGCAATAAAAGAACGGGATTTGGaagatcatttggcagagaatctaGTTGATGATTATTATAATCCACTAAGcacatacttcccagatgaagaggTCAATTCAATAGAGGAG GTGGAGGCAGTTACTTTcaaagcagtggtagactttgttcattccaacatcatatgTCATTTTGGTATCCCAAAAACCATTATCACTGATAATACAACCAATCTGAATAGTCATCTGAtaaaggaggtatgcgagcaatttaaaattatgcatcgccattctaccccttaccggccaaaagccaacGGAGCCGTTGGAGCGgctaacaagaacatcaagaagattcttagtaAGATGGTCCAAGGGtccaggcaatggcatgaaaagttgccttttgctcttttgggataccgcacgactgctcgccCATCTGTTGGTGCAACTCTTTATCTACTGGTGTATGGAACGGAAGCTGTAATACCGACTGAAGTCAAAATTTCCTCTCCCCGAATCATTGTGGAATCGGAGATTGAAGATACTGAGTGGGTCAAGATAtga